Proteins found in one Hevea brasiliensis isolate MT/VB/25A 57/8 chromosome 18, ASM3005281v1, whole genome shotgun sequence genomic segment:
- the LOC131175936 gene encoding uncharacterized protein LOC131175936 isoform X3 — protein sequence MATSACKFVRIKSTDKADLVLQLLRAKGFTQSQIACLISRRPQLILLDPDKILRPKIEYFESLGFLAPWLPRALCADPRILAASLKNRILPNAYFLRGFLETEENFLLSLKRCFSVLWLDTELMMSKICTLCAFGVPVPSIRRLVVLHPKFLFLGFDSYEEKVGELKEIGIEPMSKTFIYAFSSMSSMGHSKWERKKKVLMSFGWSERDILRAFRAQPLFMTASEKKMKQLMEFYLTKACLQLSDLVRSPFLFMISLERIVIPRCTVLEVLLLKGLIKKDVNVVSALTVSKKRFEKKFFAYF from the coding sequence ATGGCCACTTCAGCCTGCAAGTTTGTTCGTATTAAGAGCACAGATAAAGCGGATTTGGTTCTTCAACTGTTAAGAGCTAAAGGTTTTACTCAATCTCAAATTGCTTGCTTAATTTCAAGGCGACCGCAACTTATTCTATTAGATCCCGATAAAATCCTTAGACCCAAGATTGAATACTTTGAGTCACTCGGTTTTTTAGCTCCCTGGCTGCCCAGGGCGCTATGTGCAGACCCAAGGATTCTAGCAGCTAGTTTAAAGAATCGAATTTTGCCAAATGCTTATTTCCTTAGAGGGTTTCTTGAGACCGAGGAGAATTTTTTATTGTCCTTGAAGCGATGCTTTAGTGTACTTTGGTTGGATACTGAATTGATGATGTCTAAGATATGCACCTTGTGTGCTTTTGGTGTGCCAGTACCCAGTATTAGGAGGCTAGTAGTATTGCATCCTAAATTTCTATTTCTTGGATTTGATTCTTATGAAGAAAAGGTTGGAGAACTCAAGGAAATAGGGATTGAACCAATGAGCAAGACCTTTATATATGCTTTCAGTTCAATGTCCTCTATGGGCCACTCAAAATGGGAAAGGAAAAAGAAGGTGTTGATGAGCTTTGGCTGGTCAGAAAGAGATATTCTTAGGGCATTCAGAGCACAACCATTATTCATGACTGCCTCTGAGAAGAAGATGAAGCAACTAATGGAGTTCTATCTGACAAAAGCTTGTTTGCAGCTTTCAGATCTTGTTAGATCCCCATTTCTATTTATGATCAGTTTGGAGAGAATTGTCATACCAAGATGCACTGTTTTGGAAGTGCTATTGTTA
- the LOC131175936 gene encoding uncharacterized protein LOC131175936 isoform X2, whose product MSLGMATSACKFVRIKSTDKADLVLQLLRAKGFTQSQIACLISRRPQLILLDPDKILRPKIEYFESLGFLAPWLPRALCADPRILAASLKNRILPNAYFLRGFLETEENFLLSLKRCFSVLWLDTELMMSKICTLCAFGVPVPSIRRLVVLHPKFLFLGFDSYEEKVGELKEIGIEPMSKTFIYAFSSMSSMGHSKWERKKKVLMSFGWSERDILRAFRAQPLFMTASEKKMKQLMEFYLTKACLQLSDLVRSPFLFMISLERIVIPRCTVLEVLLLKGLIKKDVNVVSALTVSKKRFEKKFFAYF is encoded by the coding sequence ATGTCTCTAGGAATGGCCACTTCAGCCTGCAAGTTTGTTCGTATTAAGAGCACAGATAAAGCGGATTTGGTTCTTCAACTGTTAAGAGCTAAAGGTTTTACTCAATCTCAAATTGCTTGCTTAATTTCAAGGCGACCGCAACTTATTCTATTAGATCCCGATAAAATCCTTAGACCCAAGATTGAATACTTTGAGTCACTCGGTTTTTTAGCTCCCTGGCTGCCCAGGGCGCTATGTGCAGACCCAAGGATTCTAGCAGCTAGTTTAAAGAATCGAATTTTGCCAAATGCTTATTTCCTTAGAGGGTTTCTTGAGACCGAGGAGAATTTTTTATTGTCCTTGAAGCGATGCTTTAGTGTACTTTGGTTGGATACTGAATTGATGATGTCTAAGATATGCACCTTGTGTGCTTTTGGTGTGCCAGTACCCAGTATTAGGAGGCTAGTAGTATTGCATCCTAAATTTCTATTTCTTGGATTTGATTCTTATGAAGAAAAGGTTGGAGAACTCAAGGAAATAGGGATTGAACCAATGAGCAAGACCTTTATATATGCTTTCAGTTCAATGTCCTCTATGGGCCACTCAAAATGGGAAAGGAAAAAGAAGGTGTTGATGAGCTTTGGCTGGTCAGAAAGAGATATTCTTAGGGCATTCAGAGCACAACCATTATTCATGACTGCCTCTGAGAAGAAGATGAAGCAACTAATGGAGTTCTATCTGACAAAAGCTTGTTTGCAGCTTTCAGATCTTGTTAGATCCCCATTTCTATTTATGATCAGTTTGGAGAGAATTGTCATACCAAGATGCACTGTTTTGGAAGTGCTATTGTTA
- the LOC131175936 gene encoding uncharacterized protein LOC131175936 isoform X1, with the protein MFRFFSKLLLNHTIIRSKACYHRYISSLNSVSRSNDQQHLTLNYLTNSCGMSLGMATSACKFVRIKSTDKADLVLQLLRAKGFTQSQIACLISRRPQLILLDPDKILRPKIEYFESLGFLAPWLPRALCADPRILAASLKNRILPNAYFLRGFLETEENFLLSLKRCFSVLWLDTELMMSKICTLCAFGVPVPSIRRLVVLHPKFLFLGFDSYEEKVGELKEIGIEPMSKTFIYAFSSMSSMGHSKWERKKKVLMSFGWSERDILRAFRAQPLFMTASEKKMKQLMEFYLTKACLQLSDLVRSPFLFMISLERIVIPRCTVLEVLLLKGLIKKDVNVVSALTVSKKRFEKKFFAYF; encoded by the coding sequence ATGTTTCGTTTCTTTTCCAAATTACTCTTAAATCATACCATCATACGCTCCAAAGCGTGTTATCATCGTTATATTTCATCTCTAAATTCAGTCTCACGCTCAAATGACCAACAGCATTTAACACTCAATTACCTCACCAACTCATGTGGGATGTCTCTAGGAATGGCCACTTCAGCCTGCAAGTTTGTTCGTATTAAGAGCACAGATAAAGCGGATTTGGTTCTTCAACTGTTAAGAGCTAAAGGTTTTACTCAATCTCAAATTGCTTGCTTAATTTCAAGGCGACCGCAACTTATTCTATTAGATCCCGATAAAATCCTTAGACCCAAGATTGAATACTTTGAGTCACTCGGTTTTTTAGCTCCCTGGCTGCCCAGGGCGCTATGTGCAGACCCAAGGATTCTAGCAGCTAGTTTAAAGAATCGAATTTTGCCAAATGCTTATTTCCTTAGAGGGTTTCTTGAGACCGAGGAGAATTTTTTATTGTCCTTGAAGCGATGCTTTAGTGTACTTTGGTTGGATACTGAATTGATGATGTCTAAGATATGCACCTTGTGTGCTTTTGGTGTGCCAGTACCCAGTATTAGGAGGCTAGTAGTATTGCATCCTAAATTTCTATTTCTTGGATTTGATTCTTATGAAGAAAAGGTTGGAGAACTCAAGGAAATAGGGATTGAACCAATGAGCAAGACCTTTATATATGCTTTCAGTTCAATGTCCTCTATGGGCCACTCAAAATGGGAAAGGAAAAAGAAGGTGTTGATGAGCTTTGGCTGGTCAGAAAGAGATATTCTTAGGGCATTCAGAGCACAACCATTATTCATGACTGCCTCTGAGAAGAAGATGAAGCAACTAATGGAGTTCTATCTGACAAAAGCTTGTTTGCAGCTTTCAGATCTTGTTAGATCCCCATTTCTATTTATGATCAGTTTGGAGAGAATTGTCATACCAAGATGCACTGTTTTGGAAGTGCTATTGTTA